ACCCTGATGGACGCGATGGAACATCCGGAAAAATATCCGCAGTTAACCATCCGCGTATCCGGTTACGCCGTGCGCTTCAACTCGCTGACCCGCGAGCAGCAGCAAGACGTGATTACCCGCACCTTTACGGCAAGCATGTAATCCGGTTCGGGGTTCGTTATCAAAATGCCGGGTTTGCAGCCCGGCATTTTTTCAGACGGCTTGGGGTAAAATACATTCAGGCCGTCTGAAACCCGTTTTCCCCGACACTCTACGCCCTATGTAATTCCAACAAAACCAAAAAAGCAAACCGCCATGCAAACCTACACCATCAAACCCGAAAACGAACACCACGAAGGCCACCGCGGCTACCACGGCACCGCCATCGTGCATTCCATCGAATCCTGCGGCACGGTCGACGGCCCCGGCCTGCGCTTCGTGCTGTTTCTGCAAGGCTGCCTGATGCGCTGCCTCTATTGCCACAACCGCGACACCTGGGATATGCACACCGACAAAGCGCAAGAGCTGACCGTGGAGCAGGTGATGAAGCAGGTGCTGTCATACCGCCACTATCTCAAAGCCACCGGTGGCGGCGTAACCGCAACCGGCGGCGAGCCGCTGCTGCAATACGAATTTCTGCGCGACTGGTTCACCGCCTGCCGCGAACACGACATCCACACCTGCCTCGACACCAACGGCTACGCCCTGCATTACGACGAAATTCTCGACGACCTGCTCGACCACACCAATCTGGTGATGCTCGACCTGAAACAGATTGATCCCGAAATCCACAAAGTTTTGGTGGGCATTCCCAACACCAAAACCCTCAACTTCGCCCGCTATCTGGCCGAGCGCAACCAGCCCACGCGCGTGCGCTACGTGATTGTGCCCGGCTACACCGACGACGAACGCTCGGCCAACCTGCTCGGCGAATTTATTGGCGGCATGGAAAACGTGGAAACCGTGGAGCTTCTGCCGTATCACGAACTGGGCGCGCACAAATGGGAGCTGTGCGGCGACGAATACAAACTCAAGGGCGTGCATCCGCCGCCCAAAGAAACCGTTTTGAAAATCAAAGAAATTTTAGAAGGCTACGGCAAAAACATTATCCTGTGAGCCTTTAAAACGCTTGAGGCCGTCTGAAAGCAGAAAACAGCATGGTTTTTTCAGACGGCCTGATGGTTTTGTGAAATCCGTTTCCATATGATTACCGTCTATTTATTACCGTCATACTCGGGCTTGACCCGAGTATCTTTTATTTTCTTGATTTCCCTGCCAAAAGAGAATACTTGGGCAGGACGGAACACAAACTTTTGGCAACCCGGTAACTTTGGCAGTTTGCAAAAACAACAGCCTGAGACCTTTGCAAAAATACCTTAAGGCCGTCTGAAATGCTTAAATCCCGTCATTCCCGCGTAGGCGGGAATCCAGATGGAAATATTGAAGCATTGATTAAACAAATACTTGGATGCCAAGCGTCTGGATTCCCGCCTACGCGGGAATGACGGGAAATAAATTTTTTGTGATGTTTTTTAATTTTGCAAAGGTCTCAGCCTGATGCTTGGGTAAAAAAGCTGGCAATCCCGCCGTTTTTCTTGACAAACCAAGCCGTTGCTAAGATAATCCGCCAATTCTTTTGCCGCCGTTCGAATACGGCGGGTAATTTTTACGGCAGCCCGCTGCTGCCGTGCCGTTAGGAGGTGATGTTTACATCACGGCGCGTATCCCGCCATGCCGGTTCCGGCGCAACCTGCGATACACCCAAACCGATTTCCGAGGCCGTCTGAAAACAAAGCGGCGGCCCGTAACCTGATTTTTATTAAGGAATAAAAAATGCCTGCTATCCGTGTAAAAGAAAACGAACCTTTTGAAGTTGCCATGCGCCGTTTCAAACGCGCTGTGGAAAAAACCGGCCTGCTCACCGAGCTGCGCGCCCGAGAAGCCTACGAAAAGCCGACCACCGAGCGCAAACGCAAAAAAGCCGCTGCCGCCAAACGCCTGCAAAAACGCCTGCGCAGCCAGCAACTGCCCCCGAAACTCTACTAATCCGCCGCACTCTATTGTGATGCGATAAAAGCAATACACACCGTAAGGCTTCGGCCTTGCGGTGTTTTTGGCTTTGTATGGCCGCCCGCCTGCATACCGAAACGTTGGCGATGTAAGCTGCCGGCGTGAAAAAACGTCAAACCTTATACGGCAGGCCGGGTTTCACAAGCCGCAGGCCGTCTGAAAACTTGATTTTTTACCGGGCGGCACCATTGAAGCCATACCGATTGTTTAATTTAACCGAGCGATACCATGAGCCTGAAAGCCCGACTTGCCGAAGATATGAAAACCGCCATGCGCGCCAAAGACAGCGTAACGCTTTCCACCGTGCGCCTGATCAACGCCGCCGTCAAACAGTTTGAAGTGGACGAACGCACGGAAGCCGACGATGCCAAAGTGGTGGCCATCATCACCAAAATGGTCAAACAGCGCAACGACAGCGCGAAAATCTACACCGATGCCGGCCGCAGCGATTTGGCCGACAAAGAAAACGCCGAAACCGAAGTGCTCAAGCGCTATCTGCCGCAGATGATGTCGGCAGAGGAAATCCGCGCCGCCGTAGCAGAGGCCGTGGCCGAAACCGGTGCCGCCGGCATGGCCGATATGGGCAAAGTGATGGGCGTTTTGAAAACCCGCCTGGCAGGCAAAGCCGATATGGGCGAAGTGAATAAAGCGTTGAAAGCGGTGTTGGCGGCCTGATTGCCGAACAAGGCCGTCTGAAACGGGGTGCGGCTTGGCCGCCGCTTTTTCAGACGGCCGCAGATAAAAAACCATGATACCCAGCGAATTTATAGACGAGCTGCTGGCCAAAGTCGATATCGTCGATATTATCGACGAGCATGTGCCGCTGAAAAAAGGCGGTGCCAACTATATGGCCTGCTGCCCGTTTCACAAAGAAAAATCGCCGTCGTTTTCGGTGAGCCCGCAGAAGCAGTTTTACCACTGCTTCGGTTGCGGCGCGCACGGCACGGCCATCGGTTTTATTATGGAGTATCAGGGGTTGAGCTTTACCGAAGCCGTGCAGTATCTGGCCGACCGCACGGGTTTGACCGTGCCGCGTACGCACGCCCGGCAGGACAACCCCGAACAGCGCGCCGAGCGTAAGAAAAAACAGCAAACGCTGGAAGAAACCACCGAGGCCGCCGCCGCTTTTTACCGGGGCCGTCTGAAGCAGGATGCGCGCGCGCAGGAATACCTGCACAAACGCGGCCTGAGCGCCGAAATCATCGAGCATTACGGCCTGGGCTACGCGCCCGACGGCTGGCAGCCGCTGGCGCAGGTGTTCCAGCCCTATCCCAACACCCCGCTGGTGGAAAGCGGCATGGTGGTGGAAAAAGACGGCAAACATTACGACCGCTTCCGCGACCGCATCATGTTTCCGATACGGAACCCGCGCGGGCAGGTTATCGGCTTCGGCGCCCGCGTGCTCGACAAAGGCGAGCCGAAATACCTCAACTCGCCCGAAACGCCGCTGTTCGACAAAGGCCGCAATCTCTACGGCCTGCACGAAAGC
The sequence above is a segment of the Neisseria dentiae genome. Coding sequences within it:
- the pflA gene encoding pyruvate formate lyase 1-activating protein, which translates into the protein MQTYTIKPENEHHEGHRGYHGTAIVHSIESCGTVDGPGLRFVLFLQGCLMRCLYCHNRDTWDMHTDKAQELTVEQVMKQVLSYRHYLKATGGGVTATGGEPLLQYEFLRDWFTACREHDIHTCLDTNGYALHYDEILDDLLDHTNLVMLDLKQIDPEIHKVLVGIPNTKTLNFARYLAERNQPTRVRYVIVPGYTDDERSANLLGEFIGGMENVETVELLPYHELGAHKWELCGDEYKLKGVHPPPKETVLKIKEILEGYGKNIIL
- the rpsU gene encoding 30S ribosomal protein S21 encodes the protein MPAIRVKENEPFEVAMRRFKRAVEKTGLLTELRAREAYEKPTTERKRKKAAAAKRLQKRLRSQQLPPKLY
- a CDS encoding GatB/YqeY domain-containing protein, whose product is MSLKARLAEDMKTAMRAKDSVTLSTVRLINAAVKQFEVDERTEADDAKVVAIITKMVKQRNDSAKIYTDAGRSDLADKENAETEVLKRYLPQMMSAEEIRAAVAEAVAETGAAGMADMGKVMGVLKTRLAGKADMGEVNKALKAVLAA